A stretch of the Cytobacillus luteolus genome encodes the following:
- a CDS encoding LLM class flavin-dependent oxidoreductase, translated as MRYGFWLPIFGGWLRNVDDENMPPTFEYAKEVITSAEEWGYDTTLIAELYLNDIKGPESDSLEAWSTAAALAAVTSKIEIMTAIRPGFHNPAVAAKMAANIDQISNGRFTLNVVSAWWEEEARQYGGIFTEHDERYDRTEEFIDVLKGLWTEDVFNYEGNFYSVKNAVLSPKPVQRPNPILYAGGESPRGKQAITNKCDAYVMHGGTVEEVTAKIADMKQRRAQTGNAPFQSFGMAAYIVCRDTEEEAQAELNRITDVRESSGYAGFNDFVSKSQLEQQIKLYDYSVSNRGLRPNLIGTPEQIAKKIIEYEEAGVDLLLLQFSPQLEEMERFSKKVMPLVEALREAKVQE; from the coding sequence ATGAGATATGGATTTTGGTTACCGATTTTTGGTGGGTGGTTACGAAATGTTGATGATGAAAATATGCCACCTACATTCGAGTACGCAAAAGAAGTGATTACATCAGCAGAAGAGTGGGGATATGATACAACACTTATTGCTGAATTATACTTAAATGATATTAAAGGGCCTGAGAGTGACTCTTTAGAAGCTTGGTCAACAGCTGCGGCTTTAGCTGCTGTGACGAGTAAAATTGAAATCATGACAGCCATTCGACCTGGGTTTCATAACCCAGCAGTTGCTGCAAAAATGGCCGCGAATATTGATCAAATAAGTAATGGTAGATTTACCTTAAATGTTGTATCTGCATGGTGGGAAGAAGAAGCAAGGCAGTACGGTGGGATTTTCACTGAGCATGATGAGCGATACGATCGAACAGAAGAATTTATAGATGTACTAAAGGGATTATGGACAGAAGATGTCTTTAACTATGAAGGAAACTTTTATTCAGTTAAAAATGCTGTTTTATCACCTAAGCCTGTTCAAAGACCAAATCCGATTCTTTATGCGGGTGGTGAAAGTCCTAGAGGAAAACAAGCAATTACGAACAAGTGTGACGCGTATGTAATGCATGGAGGAACAGTAGAAGAAGTAACAGCTAAAATAGCTGATATGAAACAAAGAAGAGCGCAAACTGGTAACGCACCTTTTCAATCATTCGGAATGGCTGCATACATTGTTTGTCGTGATACAGAGGAAGAGGCTCAAGCAGAGTTAAATCGAATTACGGATGTAAGAGAATCAAGTGGATATGCTGGGTTCAATGACTTCGTTAGCAAATCACAGCTAGAACAACAAATTAAGCTATATGACTACTCTGTTTCAAATCGTGGGTTAAGACCCAATCTAATTGGTACTCCAGAACAGATTGCTAAAAAGATAATTGAATATGAAGAAGCTGGTGTTGATTTATTACTACTTCAATTTTCACCACAGCTTGAAGAAATGGAACGCTTTTCAAAGAAAGTTATGCCATTAGTCGAAGCACTTAGAGAAGCCAAAGTACAGGAGTGA
- a CDS encoding ATP-grasp domain-containing protein, with the protein MSKIYIIHENSEWTNHLTARLEELELPYEEWHLDQGVVNLFEAPPEGVFYSRMSASAHTRDHRFAPELAESVLAWLEKNEKKVFNGTRALRLEVSKVNQYMALNACGIKTPKTLAAVGKEQIVEAAKQLGSASFITKHNRAGKGLGVQLFHSIESLREYVNSPGFEEPVDGITLIQEYILSPESYITRCEFVGGKFVYAVQVDTSEGFELCPADACQIGDLFCPVGEEVTEKPKFKIIEGFNDPIIEKYELFLQENKIAVAGIEFIRNAAGEIFTYDVNTNTNYNSDAEKVAGKFGMLEVAKFLGSELQK; encoded by the coding sequence ATGAGCAAAATATACATCATACATGAAAACAGTGAATGGACCAATCATTTAACAGCTAGACTGGAAGAGTTAGAGCTTCCTTATGAAGAATGGCACCTTGATCAAGGAGTCGTTAATTTATTCGAAGCACCTCCTGAAGGGGTATTTTATAGTCGAATGAGTGCATCTGCACATACGCGTGATCATCGTTTTGCACCGGAATTAGCAGAGTCCGTGCTTGCTTGGCTTGAAAAGAATGAGAAAAAAGTCTTTAACGGAACACGGGCTTTAAGACTTGAGGTTAGTAAGGTCAATCAATATATGGCATTAAATGCCTGCGGGATTAAAACGCCTAAAACACTTGCAGCTGTTGGAAAAGAACAAATAGTTGAAGCAGCAAAACAACTTGGGTCTGCTTCTTTTATCACAAAACACAACCGTGCTGGTAAAGGACTTGGTGTTCAATTGTTCCACTCCATTGAAAGCTTGCGGGAGTATGTGAACAGTCCTGGGTTTGAGGAGCCGGTTGATGGGATTACATTGATACAAGAATATATCCTTTCTCCCGAATCATATATTACCCGATGTGAGTTTGTTGGAGGAAAGTTTGTTTATGCAGTTCAGGTAGATACATCAGAGGGATTTGAATTATGTCCTGCAGATGCATGTCAAATCGGCGATTTATTCTGTCCTGTTGGAGAAGAAGTAACTGAAAAACCAAAGTTTAAAATTATCGAAGGTTTCAACGATCCGATCATTGAGAAGTATGAATTGTTCCTTCAAGAAAATAAAATTGCCGTTGCTGGCATTGAATTCATTCGAAATGCAGCAGGTGAGATTTTTACCTATGATGTTAATACAAATACGAACTATAACTCTGATGCTGAAAAGGTAGCAGGAAAATTTGGAATGCTTGAAGTAGCGAAATTCTTAGGATCAGAATTACAAAAATAA
- a CDS encoding CapA family protein: MRVLFSILLMLMLAGCSNIMNISIPTMGTTETIERVVKDHPSRSVVMATEMHKQVPEPPPITEITVSAAGDVTIGSDDSFGYKGTFNHEADMNGLAFFVEHIRPIFEKDDFTTVNLETTLTTSKQKAEKKFRFKGDPSYADILTLGSIEAVNLANNHTYDYLQKGYQDTIDVLKHNNIGFFGNNHIHISTIKDIKVGALGYNGWSDNSSIRKQIQEDIQTLREQDVKVIIVHFHWGEERAYVPNSTQKSLGRFTIDSGADLVLGHHPHVVQGIEEYNNKFIVYSLGNFMFGGNRNPSDKDTFVFQQTFHLQDGELLDKKQIQVIPFSISSVTSRNNYQPIPLTGEEAARVKNKIIGLSAKITQSNWVVYETSN; the protein is encoded by the coding sequence ATGAGGGTATTATTTTCAATATTGTTAATGCTAATGTTAGCTGGCTGTTCCAATATAATGAACATCTCAATCCCAACCATGGGAACTACTGAGACAATTGAAAGAGTGGTCAAGGATCACCCATCACGTTCTGTTGTCATGGCTACTGAAATGCATAAGCAGGTTCCTGAACCTCCACCTATCACGGAAATAACAGTAAGTGCTGCCGGTGATGTCACCATCGGAAGTGATGATAGCTTTGGCTATAAAGGAACTTTTAACCATGAAGCAGATATGAATGGCCTTGCCTTCTTTGTAGAGCACATACGACCTATCTTTGAAAAAGATGATTTCACAACGGTAAATCTTGAAACAACTCTCACTACGTCTAAACAAAAAGCAGAAAAGAAGTTTCGTTTTAAAGGCGATCCTTCTTATGCAGATATTTTAACACTAGGAAGCATTGAAGCTGTTAACCTAGCAAACAATCATACGTACGATTATTTACAAAAAGGGTACCAAGATACGATTGATGTTCTTAAACATAATAATATTGGCTTCTTTGGAAATAATCATATTCATATTTCTACTATTAAGGATATAAAGGTTGGAGCTCTTGGTTATAACGGATGGTCTGATAACAGTTCCATTCGTAAGCAGATTCAGGAGGACATTCAAACCCTACGTGAACAAGATGTTAAAGTCATCATTGTACACTTTCATTGGGGCGAAGAACGAGCATATGTCCCGAACTCTACCCAAAAGTCGCTAGGCCGATTTACGATTGATAGCGGTGCAGACTTAGTTTTAGGGCATCACCCTCACGTTGTTCAGGGAATTGAAGAGTACAACAATAAATTTATTGTATATAGTTTAGGTAACTTTATGTTTGGTGGAAACCGTAATCCAAGTGATAAAGATACATTCGTATTTCAACAGACCTTTCACCTACAAGATGGCGAACTTCTCGATAAAAAGCAGATCCAAGTAATTCCTTTTAGTATTTCATCAGTGACATCAAGGAACAATTACCAGCCCATACCGCTAACCGGTGAAGAAGCAGCAAGAGTCAAAAATAAAATCATCGGACTCTCAGCAAAAATCACCCAATCAAACTGGGTCGTATACGAAACATCAAACTAA
- a CDS encoding restriction endonuclease yields the protein MNTFISVMSAILLVLAAFDVIRRKKENDKLRSIITDSINTSSDIKKTLAMGLYYRFKKATPEEANQTVSSLFIRQDPLEFELFVMNVIEGYYGGTVYISPPSDEGINLEHDREDGLYIGQVKCLEKDLGFEAIAILHSQMIKKDAKGGYIVTTGDFTDKAKTYADELNIELINGTQLVEYWILGLEEKNIKISSIKSTPELA from the coding sequence ATGAATACATTTATATCAGTTATGAGTGCAATTTTATTAGTATTAGCAGCTTTTGATGTAATACGACGTAAAAAAGAAAATGATAAATTGCGATCAATTATTACAGACTCTATTAATACAAGTAGTGATATTAAGAAAACATTAGCAATGGGACTATATTATCGATTTAAAAAAGCAACCCCTGAAGAAGCAAACCAAACTGTTTCAAGTTTATTTATTAGGCAGGACCCGCTTGAGTTTGAGCTGTTTGTGATGAATGTGATTGAAGGATATTATGGTGGAACCGTATATATTAGCCCCCCTTCTGATGAAGGGATAAATTTGGAACATGACCGTGAGGATGGCTTATACATAGGACAGGTTAAATGTTTAGAAAAAGACCTTGGCTTTGAGGCTATTGCAATCCTCCATTCACAAATGATTAAAAAGGATGCCAAAGGTGGATACATTGTAACAACTGGAGATTTTACGGATAAGGCGAAAACGTATGCAGACGAACTAAACATTGAATTAATCAATGGAACGCAGCTAGTAGAATATTGGATTTTAGGATTAGAAGAAAAAAATATAAAAATTAGTTCCATTAAGTCTACGCCAGAATTAGCCTAA
- a CDS encoding S8 family peptidase yields the protein MGKRKIFGVLLSFILAFGMLFGTVAPVSAQNDNAPKDYLIGFNAKVSEDELKDIRGLGGQVKHQFKYLNVVHAKLSERAALALESKNPNIAYVEEDLTVKAIGQTTPWGIPHIEADTVQASGVTGSGVKVAILDTGIDGNHEDLNVLGGASFISGEPNALEDGNGHGTHVAGTVAGLNNTLGVLGVAPAADLYAVKVLDSSGSGSFSGIVQGIEWAVENGMDVINMSLGASSGSTTLQQACDLAYNSGIVVVAAAGNSGSKGKRNTIGYPAKYASVIAVGAVDSSNNRASFSSVGNELEVMAPGVNILSSVPGNSYDSYNGTSMASPHVAGAAALILAKYPSLTNVEVRDRLKNTATPLGDSFYYGNGVINVLAAIQ from the coding sequence ATGGGGAAAAGAAAGATCTTTGGTGTTTTATTAAGCTTTATTTTAGCATTCGGAATGTTATTTGGTACTGTTGCACCAGTAAGTGCACAAAACGATAACGCTCCTAAAGATTACTTAATTGGTTTTAATGCAAAAGTGTCAGAAGATGAATTAAAAGACATAAGAGGCCTTGGTGGCCAAGTTAAACACCAGTTTAAATACTTAAATGTAGTGCATGCAAAACTTTCTGAAAGAGCTGCATTGGCACTAGAAAGTAAAAATCCGAACATTGCTTATGTTGAAGAAGATTTAACAGTGAAAGCCATAGGTCAAACAACACCATGGGGAATCCCACACATTGAAGCAGATACAGTTCAAGCGAGTGGTGTAACTGGAAGTGGTGTTAAAGTAGCCATTTTAGATACAGGAATTGACGGTAACCACGAAGACCTTAACGTCCTTGGTGGTGCAAGCTTTATTTCAGGTGAGCCAAATGCATTAGAAGATGGTAACGGTCATGGTACACATGTGGCTGGAACAGTTGCCGGTTTAAATAACACATTAGGCGTATTAGGGGTTGCTCCAGCTGCTGACCTTTATGCTGTTAAAGTATTAGATAGCTCTGGTAGTGGATCTTTTAGTGGAATCGTTCAAGGGATTGAATGGGCTGTAGAAAATGGTATGGATGTTATTAATATGAGTTTAGGTGCAAGTTCTGGTTCAACTACATTACAACAGGCTTGTGATCTGGCTTATAACAGCGGTATTGTGGTAGTAGCTGCTGCAGGAAATAGTGGTTCAAAAGGTAAACGTAATACAATCGGCTACCCAGCTAAATATGCTTCTGTAATTGCGGTTGGAGCAGTTGATTCTAGTAATAATAGAGCTTCCTTCTCAAGTGTTGGTAATGAACTAGAAGTAATGGCACCAGGTGTGAATATTCTTAGCTCTGTGCCTGGTAATAGCTATGATTCTTACAACGGAACGTCAATGGCTTCTCCTCACGTTGCAGGAGCTGCTGCATTAATCCTTGCAAAATACCCTTCATTAACTAATGTTGAGGTACGTGACCGCTTAAAAAATACAGCAACACCACTTGGTGACTCATTCTACTATGGAAACGGAGTTATTAATGTCCTTGCTGCTATTCAATAA
- a CDS encoding helix-turn-helix transcriptional regulator, protein MDIGNRLRFYRIQQNMTQEDLASGIISISYLSKIENNQTSASVEVLEMLCKRLGIKLIEENEYSLLKDLHDWYYQIINRNKEEVARRYEKYVDVIQSTNDSSAYIHFVLFELRYFLLQRDLEKAEEQLNKINLFKDIFDDQMDYFYSKFVGLYHYMKNRFSTAKDFYKLAERILNKSIHIERWEEADLYYSIGLTYSQLGKMSLSNNYTHLALAIYQSRYDLKRSAECHVLLGICYLRTEEYELSEENYLLANKVAESMNDSNLRGIIYHNLGYLYSLQGKHHQAIAEYQKSLKHKLDGNIDGKLISIHGIITEYYSLGEYNSCESWLQEARKLQEENEYRDYNVHFEIYNYLINNPSEEFEKYMQDVALPLFEKRENLQYLIKYSEILGAYFETKFKYKSANRYYTKAIKALKKQNYIY, encoded by the coding sequence ATGGACATAGGAAACAGGCTTCGTTTTTACCGTATACAGCAAAACATGACACAAGAGGATCTAGCAAGTGGGATTATCTCTATCTCTTATCTATCAAAAATAGAAAACAACCAAACATCCGCTAGTGTTGAAGTTCTAGAGATGCTTTGTAAGAGGTTAGGGATTAAGCTAATTGAGGAAAATGAATACTCTCTATTAAAGGACCTACATGATTGGTATTACCAAATCATCAACCGAAACAAGGAAGAGGTTGCCAGAAGGTATGAGAAATATGTAGATGTGATTCAAAGTACGAATGATTCGAGTGCCTACATACATTTTGTGTTGTTCGAGTTACGTTACTTTTTGTTACAAAGGGATTTAGAAAAAGCAGAGGAACAGCTGAACAAGATTAATTTGTTTAAGGATATCTTTGATGATCAGATGGACTATTTCTATAGTAAATTTGTAGGTTTATATCATTATATGAAAAATCGATTTTCAACTGCTAAGGATTTTTATAAGCTTGCTGAACGAATTCTTAATAAAAGTATCCACATAGAGAGATGGGAAGAAGCTGACCTTTATTATTCAATAGGGTTAACCTATAGCCAATTAGGCAAAATGTCATTGAGTAACAATTACACCCACTTGGCCTTAGCTATCTATCAATCTCGGTATGATTTAAAAAGAAGTGCCGAATGTCATGTGTTGCTGGGAATCTGTTATTTACGAACAGAAGAGTACGAGCTCTCAGAAGAAAACTATTTATTAGCAAATAAAGTTGCTGAAAGTATGAATGATTCAAACCTAAGGGGAATTATTTATCATAATTTGGGGTATTTGTATTCTTTGCAAGGGAAGCATCATCAAGCGATTGCAGAGTATCAAAAGAGCTTAAAACATAAGCTAGATGGAAATATTGATGGGAAGCTAATTTCCATTCACGGAATAATAACTGAATATTACTCTCTAGGAGAATATAACTCTTGTGAATCTTGGCTACAAGAAGCTAGGAAACTACAGGAGGAAAATGAATACAGGGATTACAACGTACATTTTGAAATTTATAACTATTTAATAAATAACCCTTCAGAAGAGTTTGAAAAGTATATGCAGGATGTTGCATTACCACTCTTTGAAAAGAGGGAGAATCTACAGTATTTAATCAAGTATTCAGAGATTTTAGGAGCTTACTTTGAAACAAAGTTTAAGTATAAATCAGCAAATCGCTATTATACCAAAGCGATAAAAGCATTAAAAAAACAAAACTATATCTACTAA
- a CDS encoding YeiH family protein: MSENIIRKQSPLGAIRRLPFPRWTAGVVLLLVIATISHVFGKLFPLVGGVIFALIAGIVIRNSIGIRHVIFEDGVSFTIKRMLKLAIILLGATLSFGKILTIGGQSVLIILAVVLGGIGFTILIGKLLKVDKVLSLLIGVGASICGATAITALKGTINARETQTAYAISTIFLFNLIATFLYPVIGHMLNLNPLQFGIWAGTAIHDTSSVVAVGYLYGNEAGDIATTVKLVRTLFLLPIIIIVPMLFMKNSEQTGKASIKKVFPWFIIGFIIMSLINSIGFVPVEAQEFFTSTAKYIILMVMAGVGLQVNFKKMMNLGVKPFAIGLFASVLVSVISLALIYLLL, translated from the coding sequence ATGAGTGAAAATATTATTCGAAAACAGTCGCCATTAGGGGCTATTAGAAGGCTTCCTTTCCCGAGATGGACAGCAGGTGTGGTGTTGCTTCTTGTTATTGCAACGATCTCACATGTATTTGGTAAGCTGTTTCCTTTAGTTGGTGGAGTTATATTTGCTCTAATTGCTGGGATTGTGATTCGAAATTCGATAGGTATCCGGCATGTTATCTTTGAAGATGGTGTTTCTTTTACTATTAAAAGAATGCTTAAATTGGCCATTATTCTATTAGGTGCTACATTAAGTTTCGGAAAAATTCTCACCATTGGTGGACAGTCTGTCCTTATTATACTTGCGGTGGTACTTGGTGGAATTGGCTTTACTATATTAATAGGAAAGTTATTGAAGGTTGATAAAGTTTTGTCTCTTTTAATTGGGGTTGGGGCTAGCATTTGTGGTGCAACAGCAATTACAGCGCTAAAGGGGACAATTAATGCGCGGGAAACTCAGACTGCCTATGCTATATCAACTATCTTTCTATTTAATCTAATTGCGACTTTCCTTTACCCTGTTATTGGGCATATGCTCAACTTAAATCCACTTCAGTTTGGCATTTGGGCTGGTACTGCAATTCACGATACATCGTCAGTTGTAGCTGTTGGATATTTATATGGTAACGAAGCGGGGGATATTGCAACAACCGTAAAGCTAGTCCGTACGTTGTTTTTACTACCAATTATCATTATAGTCCCTATGCTATTTATGAAAAATTCTGAGCAAACTGGGAAAGCTTCCATAAAAAAAGTGTTTCCGTGGTTTATTATAGGATTTATCATAATGAGTTTAATAAACTCAATTGGTTTCGTACCTGTAGAAGCACAAGAGTTTTTTACAAGTACGGCTAAATATATTATCCTAATGGTCATGGCCGGTGTCGGTTTGCAGGTTAATTTTAAAAAAATGATGAATTTGGGTGTAAAACCTTTTGCTATCGGCTTATTTGCCTCAGTACTCGTATCAGTTATTAGTTTAGCTTTAATTTATTTACTACTATAA
- a CDS encoding efflux RND transporter permease subunit, giving the protein MKISNFSIRRPVFTLVTMFLVIILGLVSLMNIPLKLIPDINPPIGVVVVNYPGASPTEVVEKVTKPLEQGLSTLPGLKTMSSTAQEGANLTLLQFSWTTSIDDIESEIQNRIDQTPLTDDAEKPRFLKFDPAQFPIIQLSLSTTEDPKTLQALAENLTLELNKVEGVANVNLSGTVMDEIKVELDQAKLKDYLISQSDVVDAIRANSVSLPGNTIETDGKQLTTRVISTVDSLETLRSIVVTVDPATGEKVTVDDVSEVRIAPQNKNTITRANQEPSLLVSVLQQSDANTAQVSTAFQEELNSLLNDEKYEDIKSDILFDQGEYIQLAIGNMSNTLLFGGLLAMIVLFAFLRSLKSPLIIGIAIPYSVIVTFVLMYFSDFTLNIMTLGGLALGIGMLVDNAIVVIENIYRHLSMGKDPKTAASDGTKEVGAAITASTLTTVAVFLPVIFISGIIGQLFTEFALTIAFSLFASLAVALTVVPMLASRFLKTPKENIEKVRRESGFIRSVEGAAKWSLRNRAFVLITTVVLLGASAYGLTTVGQEFIPSSDEGFFTINVELENGVTLAETEKTVSEIEEVLETKEDVAVYVSLIGSTQEESFRGTGQTNTAEIYVKMVELEERTISSFEFVDDVKRDVEKAAQKGNPTAEVSFNLQSSAGSSPNTLSFSVKDTNKQRLDESVAKIEQALNEVADITEVSTDLSETQEEVQITINRENAFNEGLVPIQIAATVNDVTRGTTAMQLTDKDENIYSVFVSYDREVTNNIDQLKGLLLKKPDNTYVRLEEVTSITTGEGPTTVRRVDQQNAVQFTVKYAASSNLGDISALVDKEIADLDLPEETDITFGGDRELLESSMEQMLLAFVLAIVFIYIVMAAQFESFKYPFVIMFTVPLMVIGVAIALVVTNTPVGLTAIIGIIVLAGIVVNNAIVIVDYINQKKADGMKTYDAIIESVKDRTRPILMTATTTILGLLPLAFGIGEGAEMNQPMGLAVIGGLISSTFLTLFVIPIVYSLFDKETRRLNKKYVTPDGQLIPAYLLEDRYIAPEPSEEDLTQKLPAKNNKQYEKEDMVHMLEQLLSIVKDDDRNKGNDDKN; this is encoded by the coding sequence ATGAAGATTAGTAATTTCTCGATACGACGACCAGTATTTACTTTAGTAACCATGTTTCTAGTAATAATCCTAGGTTTAGTATCGTTAATGAATATACCGTTAAAATTAATTCCTGATATTAATCCACCTATAGGAGTAGTTGTAGTCAATTATCCTGGCGCTAGTCCAACTGAGGTTGTTGAAAAAGTAACTAAGCCTTTGGAACAAGGGTTATCTACCCTTCCTGGATTAAAAACAATGTCTTCAACAGCCCAAGAGGGTGCCAATTTAACCTTATTACAGTTTTCTTGGACGACTTCAATTGATGACATTGAATCAGAAATACAAAATAGAATTGATCAAACACCGCTTACGGATGACGCTGAAAAACCGCGCTTTCTTAAGTTTGATCCAGCACAGTTTCCAATTATTCAATTATCGTTAAGTACAACTGAGGATCCCAAAACTCTTCAAGCCTTGGCAGAAAATCTTACACTTGAGTTAAACAAGGTTGAAGGTGTAGCCAATGTAAACTTATCAGGAACAGTAATGGATGAAATTAAAGTTGAATTAGATCAAGCAAAGTTAAAAGATTATTTAATTAGTCAAAGTGACGTAGTTGATGCTATACGTGCAAATTCAGTATCTTTACCTGGTAACACCATAGAAACGGATGGAAAGCAGCTAACAACACGTGTGATTAGTACTGTAGATTCATTAGAAACACTAAGAAGCATTGTTGTAACTGTCGATCCAGCAACAGGTGAAAAAGTTACAGTAGATGATGTTAGTGAGGTAAGGATTGCTCCGCAAAACAAAAATACAATTACAAGAGCTAACCAGGAGCCATCACTTCTAGTAAGTGTATTGCAACAATCTGATGCTAATACAGCACAGGTTTCTACGGCATTTCAAGAGGAATTAAATTCTTTATTAAATGATGAAAAGTACGAAGACATCAAATCAGATATCTTGTTTGATCAAGGTGAATACATTCAATTGGCGATTGGAAATATGAGCAATACCTTGTTATTTGGTGGCTTACTAGCCATGATCGTATTGTTCGCATTTTTAAGAAGCTTAAAAAGTCCTTTAATTATTGGGATAGCAATACCTTACTCTGTTATTGTTACATTTGTCCTAATGTATTTTTCTGACTTCACCTTAAATATTATGACACTTGGTGGTCTAGCACTTGGGATAGGGATGTTAGTTGATAATGCAATCGTTGTTATTGAGAATATTTACCGTCATCTCTCGATGGGCAAGGATCCGAAAACTGCAGCCTCGGATGGAACGAAAGAAGTAGGAGCTGCCATAACCGCATCAACACTGACAACCGTTGCTGTATTCTTACCGGTTATTTTTATTTCTGGAATTATCGGCCAGCTATTTACAGAGTTTGCACTTACAATTGCGTTTAGTTTATTTGCATCCCTAGCAGTAGCGTTAACAGTTGTTCCGATGCTAGCTAGTAGATTTTTAAAGACGCCTAAAGAAAATATAGAAAAAGTTCGCAGAGAAAGTGGTTTCATACGTTCAGTGGAAGGAGCCGCAAAGTGGTCTCTTCGAAATCGGGCTTTTGTATTAATTACAACAGTAGTTTTACTTGGAGCAAGTGCTTATGGCCTAACAACCGTGGGTCAAGAGTTTATCCCAAGCAGCGATGAAGGATTTTTTACTATTAATGTAGAGTTAGAAAATGGTGTAACCCTGGCTGAGACCGAAAAAACTGTATCAGAAATAGAAGAGGTACTTGAAACTAAAGAAGATGTAGCTGTATATGTTAGTTTGATTGGATCTACTCAAGAGGAATCCTTCAGGGGAACGGGCCAAACAAATACAGCTGAAATTTATGTGAAAATGGTTGAATTAGAGGAACGAACCATATCAAGTTTTGAATTTGTTGATGATGTAAAACGTGATGTTGAGAAAGCTGCACAAAAAGGAAATCCAACTGCAGAAGTCTCGTTTAATTTACAATCTTCTGCTGGTTCTTCACCAAACACACTATCTTTTAGTGTAAAAGATACAAATAAGCAGCGCTTAGATGAGTCAGTTGCGAAAATAGAACAGGCTTTAAATGAAGTTGCAGATATAACAGAAGTTTCTACTGATTTATCCGAAACACAAGAAGAGGTTCAAATTACCATAAATCGTGAAAATGCTTTTAATGAAGGGCTTGTACCTATTCAAATTGCAGCTACTGTAAATGATGTGACACGTGGAACAACTGCAATGCAGCTAACAGATAAAGATGAAAATATCTACTCAGTCTTTGTTAGCTATGATAGAGAAGTAACAAATAATATTGATCAGTTAAAAGGCTTATTACTAAAAAAGCCAGATAATACGTATGTAAGATTAGAAGAAGTGACTTCTATTACTACTGGTGAAGGTCCAACAACTGTACGTCGTGTCGATCAACAGAATGCTGTACAATTTACGGTAAAGTATGCAGCATCTTCGAATTTAGGCGATATCTCGGCACTCGTTGACAAAGAAATCGCTGATTTAGATTTACCTGAAGAGACGGATATCACCTTCGGAGGAGACCGCGAGCTATTGGAATCTTCAATGGAACAGATGTTATTGGCGTTTGTTCTAGCGATCGTCTTTATCTATATAGTCATGGCGGCACAGTTCGAATCGTTTAAATATCCATTTGTTATTATGTTCACTGTTCCACTTATGGTCATTGGGGTCGCTATTGCATTGGTAGTAACAAATACTCCTGTTGGATTAACCGCGATTATTGGAATCATTGTCTTAGCAGGAATCGTAGTTAATAATGCGATTGTTATTGTCGATTATATTAATCAAAAGAAAGCGGATGGTATGAAGACATATGATGCCATCATTGAGTCTGTCAAAGATCGTACCAGACCAATTCTTATGACAGCGACAACCACCATTTTAGGTTTATTACCACTAGCATTTGGAATTGGAGAAGGAGCAGAAATGAACCAACCGATGGGTCTTGCGGTAATCGGCGGTCTAATTAGTAGTACATTCTTAACATTATTCGTCATCCCGATTGTGTACAGTTTATTTGATAAAGAAACACGCAGATTAAATAAAAAATATGTTACACCAGATGGCCAACTGATACCTGCTTACTTACTAGAGGATCGCTATATTGCTCCTGAGCCTTCTGAGGAAGACTTAACACAAAAGTTACCAGCAAAAAATAACAAACAATACGAAAAAGAAGACATGGTCCATATGCTTGAACAACTATTGTCCATTGTCAAAGACGATGATCGAAATAAAGGAAATGATGATAAAAACTAA